A single region of the Uranotaenia lowii strain MFRU-FL unplaced genomic scaffold, ASM2978415v1 HiC_scaffold_448, whole genome shotgun sequence genome encodes:
- the LOC129760114 gene encoding cathepsin B-like → ANLDIPEEFDARTHWPNCTSIGDVRDQGCCGSASVVASVSVMSDRWCVNLPTKDNFNFGEFELLCRKRGREKVCNGADTDDVWHYWIEKGLGSGSPYGQKGACHSYPFTTCNGFEKPKEPYCVNLCRDRRYGRSLYGIWHSEEAIKAEILRHGPVLASFNVYADFSSYKTGVYKRVTGAISGTHLLRIIGWGVEDGVKYWLAANSWGANWGIGGFVKFARGSNECGIESNVLAGLPDYERHERSNSSY, encoded by the coding sequence GCTAACCTAGACATACCGGAGGAATTCGACGCTCGCACTCATTGGCCAAACTGTACCTCGATCGGTGATGTCCGCGATCAGGGATGCTGTGGCTCGGCTTCCGTTGTTGCTTCCGTTTCTGTCATGAGTGATCGCTGGTGTGTCAACTTGCCAACCAAGGATAATTTTAACTTCGGAGAGTTTGAGCTGCTGTGCCGCAAGAGAGGACGTGAGAAGGTTTGTAATGGTGCTGACACGGACGATGTCTGGCATTACTGGATCGAGAAGGGTTTGGGAAGCGGGTCTCCTTATGGACAAAAGGGTGCCTGTCATTCGTATCCATTCACGACCTGCAACGGCTTCGAGAAGCCTAAGGAACCGTATTGCGTCAACCTTTGCAGGGATCGCCGATATGGACGTTCCTTGTACGGCATCTGGCATAGTGAGGAAGCCATCAAGGCTGAAATCCTTCGGCACGGACCCGTACTTGCCTCTTTCAATGTCTACGCCGACTTCTCTAGCTACAAAACTGGTGTCTACAAGCGTGTTACTGGAGCAATCTCTGGAACTCATTTGCTCCGGATCATTGGCTGGGGGGTTGAGGATGGCGTCAAGTACTGGCTGGCTGCCAACAGCTGGGGTGCCAACTGGGGAATCGGTGGCTTCGTGAAGTTTGCCCGTGGTTCCAATGAGTGCGGAATCGAATCGAACGTTTTAGCTGGTCTGCCAGACTACGAGAGGCACGAGCGCAGTAACTCGTCTTATTGA